Proteins co-encoded in one Gadus morhua chromosome 6, gadMor3.0, whole genome shotgun sequence genomic window:
- the c6h7orf78 gene encoding putative uncharacterized protein C7orf78 homolog isoform X1 translates to MSVNKELFFVGEKSLQRELHASRKIPLTIMYPNSPDPFDRKRLFSARQNLAARRSRCRISPSESESARSTGDVWSIQPPDFSPKLYTSLSDPGRDRRLSRRSQARSSLDSGRTRGRDVSTVLHVKRVVAEALGGETHGRRENRRFITSYKPPDPLEEELMFVKLGKFPPSGPYRNPRPHDFRPQDDDLPNMAAVTKKDPGDLEFKLNHRDILRTTGSESDRTSGDQMKTVLKMNTYRAVEPTWDLRLLLPRTQWPPRSASFTRHRRSRSVYSAFMERVEEKLSRSWTHNP, encoded by the exons ATGTCGGTCAATAAGGAGTTATTCTTCGTTGGGGAGAAAAGCCTACAGAGAGAACTGCATGCTTCTCGGAAGATTCCTCTAACCATCATGTACCCGAACTCTCCCGACCCTTTTGACCGTAAGCGGCTGTTCTCCGCCAgacagaacttggccgccaggCGGAGCCGGTGCAGAATATCTCCGTCTGAGAGCGAGTCTGCGCGCTCAACGGGGGACGTGTGGAGCATCCAGCCGCCAGACTTCTCTCCCAAACTCTACACGTCCCTCTCAGATCCCGGGAGGGACAGAAGATTGTCCCGACGTTCTCAAGCCCGGTCCTCCCTCGACTCAGGCCGTACCCGTGGACGAGATGTCTCCACGGTTTTGCACGTGAAGCGCGTTGTAGCGGAGGCGTTAGGGGGTGAGACCCACGGCCGGAGGGAGAACAGGAGGTTCATCACGTCCTACAAACCGCCGGATCCTCTTGAAGAGGAGCTGATGTTTGTCAAACTGGGGAAGTTCCCGCCTTCAGGTCCTTACAGGAACCCCCGACCGCACGACTTCCGACCG CAGGACGACGACCTTCCAAACATGGCCGCTGTGACCAAGAAGGACCCCGGCGACCTGGAGTTTAAACTGAACCACCGCGACATCT TGAGGACTACCGGGTCCGAGTCCGACCGCACCTCTGGAGACCAGATGAAGACCGTGCTGAAGATGAACACCTACAGGGCAGTTGAACCAACATGGGACCTGCGTCTTCTACTGCCCAGGACACAATGGCCGCCCAGATCAGCCTCCTTTACG AGACACCGACGGAGCCGATCTGTGTACAGCGCCTTCATGGAGCGAGTGGAGGAGAAGCTGTCGAGGTCCTGGACTCACAACCCGTAG
- the c6h7orf78 gene encoding putative uncharacterized protein C7orf78 homolog isoform X2: MFVKLGKFPPSGPYRNPRPHDFRPQDDDLPNMAAVTKKDPGDLEFKLNHRDILRTTGSESDRTSGDQMKTVLKMNTYRAVEPTWDLRLLLPRTQWPPRSASFTRHRRSRSVYSAFMERVEEKLSRSWTHNP, translated from the exons ATGTTTGTCAAACTGGGGAAGTTCCCGCCTTCAGGTCCTTACAGGAACCCCCGACCGCACGACTTCCGACCG CAGGACGACGACCTTCCAAACATGGCCGCTGTGACCAAGAAGGACCCCGGCGACCTGGAGTTTAAACTGAACCACCGCGACATCT TGAGGACTACCGGGTCCGAGTCCGACCGCACCTCTGGAGACCAGATGAAGACCGTGCTGAAGATGAACACCTACAGGGCAGTTGAACCAACATGGGACCTGCGTCTTCTACTGCCCAGGACACAATGGCCGCCCAGATCAGCCTCCTTTACG AGACACCGACGGAGCCGATCTGTGTACAGCGCCTTCATGGAGCGAGTGGAGGAGAAGCTGTCGAGGTCCTGGACTCACAACCCGTAG